Proteins encoded by one window of Electrophorus electricus isolate fEleEle1 chromosome 17, fEleEle1.pri, whole genome shotgun sequence:
- the LOC113583841 gene encoding metal transporter CNNM3 isoform X1, which translates to MVAGWTGARVCWITSLLCALSASACRRQTLPHVFGLRLEEANDRVYMRGSVITAAYGSSFKLRLFGDCPPNGTWPRLAFAGDAKDVQQAGAARLADDPCRHESLRNSSAFQVHGEFEADEEISGLIEVHTVQRKLSAAEQEDGERPAFHHLCIFKEQHWESVGSDRFRVKYLDLPPDAVPTWGLAIIIIVLVFICGVIRSLNLSLLWLDPVELYVLHSCGSEDERRVAKRLEPIRRRGNFLVCALLVICALCHAALGVFVYRAFGSVLPAVLTCGALIFLLGELLPHILSSGYGFQIAPGMIWLAQTCLIATCPLSCPLGLLLDLALHRDVSTCGVREKIMEMIRSNVNDPYNEFVKEEFRRGTLRTKTVEDILTPLKDCFMLPSTAVLDFSTMSEIMQSGYTRVPVYEEEKSNIVEILYVKDLALVDPADCTPMTTITKFYNHPLHFVFNDTKLDAMLEEFKKGNSHLAIVQRVNNEGEGDPFYEVLGLVTLEDVIEEIIKSEILDESDGYVNMKVKRPLAPLAIPLEPRVTREEFSLFKVPEGEPKIRTSPQLLLATHRFLSREVEHFSPQRVSEKVLFHLLRHPNVNQEVKFDPSNRLSPDHYLYTRNHPVDYFILLLQGRVEVEIGKEGLKFENGAFTYYGVSALTAPSSVHQSPVSTQCRSPRDPFELGEATSPSSYCPDYTVRALADLQIIRVTRLQYLNALMASRVAQSPGLPVNKVLPNSQTKLLNEKNSTQGASRIQECREEETLTLTEAV; encoded by the exons ATGGTGGCCGGCTGGACGGGCGCGCGCGTCTGCTGGATCACATCGCTCCTGTGCGCGCTCAGCGCGAGCGCCTGCAGGCGGCAGACCCTGCCGCACGTGTTCGGGTTGCGACTAGAGGAGGCTAACGATCGAGTGTACATGCGCGGAAGCGTCATTACAGCTGCGTACGGATCTAGTTTCAAACTCAGATTATTTGGTGACTGCCCACCTAACGGGACTTGGCCGAGGCTCGCGTTTGCCGGAGACGCTAAAGATGTGCAACAGGCAGGTGCTGCGCGGCTCGCAGACGATCCCTGCAGGCACGAGAGTCTAAGAAATTCCTCCGCTTTCCAAGTCCACGGGGAGTTTGAAGCGGACGAAGAAATCAGCGGCCTGATAGAAGTTCACACCGTGCAAAGAAAGCTCTCTGCAGCCGAACAAGAGGATGGCGAACGGCCGGCTTTCCACCACTTGTGCATATTTAAAGAGCAGCACTGGGAATCAGTTGGGTCAGACAGATTCCGTGTAAAGTATCTCGATTTACCACCCGATGCTGTTCCCACCTGGGGTCTCGCCATCATCATTATTGTACTCGTGTTTATTTGTGGGGTGATACGAAGTTTAAACCTAAGTTTGCTTTGGCTTGATCCCGTGGAGCTGTATGTGCTCCACAGCTGTGGCTCTGAAGACGAGAGACGGGTCGCCAAGCGCCTCGAGCCCATTCGGAGGAGAGGCAACTTTCTGGTGTGCGCGTTACTGGTGATATGCGCTCTCTGTCACGCTGCACTCGGTGTGTTTGTTTACCGCGCGTTTGGGTCCGTCTTACCCGCTGTACTCACGTGTGGTGCTCTCATATTCTTGCTTGGCGAGTTGTTACCCCACATACTAAGTTCAGGCTATGGATTCCAGATCGCTCCGGGCATGATATGGCTAGCCCAAACGTGTTTGATTGCAACTTGTCCGCTGTCTTGCCCCCTCGGTCTGCTTCTCGACTTGGCCCTTCACCGCGACGTAAGCACGTGTGGTGTGCGCGAGAAAATAATGGAGATGATCCGGTCTAACGTTAATGATCCTTATAACGAGTTCGTTAAAGAGGAATTCCGTCGAGGTACTTTGAGGACCAAAACAGTTGAAGACATCTTGACCCCTTTGAAAGACTGCTTTATGCTGCCATCTACAGCAGTGCTGGACTTCAGCACCATGTCTGAGATTATGCAGAGCGGCTACACCCGGGTTCCTGTGTATGAAGAAGAAAAGTCAAATATTGTAGAAATCCTTTATGTAAAGGATTTGGCCTTGGTAGACCCTGCAGACTGCACACCCATGACAACAATCACAAAATTCTATAATCACCCTCTGCATTTTGTCTTTAATGACACCAAGTTGGATGCTATGCTTGAGGAATTCAAGAAAG GAAACTCTCACCTGGCCATAGTGCAGAGAGTGAATAATGAGGGCGAGGGAGACCCTTTCTATGAGGTGCTGGGACTGGTCACACTGGAGGACGTCATCGAGGAGATCATAAAGTCAGAGATCCTGGACGAGTCTGATGGCTACG TGAACATGAAAGTGAAGCGTCCTCTGGCCCCGTTGGCGATTCCTCTGGAGCCGCGTGTGACGCGGGAGGAGTTCTCCCTCTTCAAGGTGCCTGAAGGCGAGCCTAAGATCCGGACGTCTCCTCAGCTGCTGCTTGCCACGCATCGTTTTCTCTCCAGAG AGGTGGAGCATTTCAGTCCCCAGCGTGTCTCAGAAAAAGTGCTATTTCACCTCTTGCGGCACCCGAACGTCAACCAAGAAGTGAAATTTGACCCAAGCAACCGGCTGAGTCCTGACCACTACCTGTATACACGGAACCACCCCGTGGACTATTTTATTCTGCTACTGCAG gggcgTGTGGAGGTAGAGATTGGAAAAGAGGGCTTAAAGTTTGAGAATGGTGCATTTACTTACTACGGCGTCTCGGCTCTGACTGCACCTTCCTCTG tGCATCAGTCTCCAGTCTCCACGCAGTGCCGCTCTCCCAGAGACCCCTTTGAGCTGGGAGAGGCCACCAGCCCATCCAGCTACTGTCCTGACTACACGGTCCGAGCCCTCGCCGACCTGCAGATCATTAGG GTAACCCGCCTGCAGTATCTCAATGCCTTGATGGCATCTCGGGTAGCACAAAGCCCTGGCCTGCCTGTTAATAAGGTCCTGCCCAACAGCCAGACCAAACTCCTAAATGAGAAGAACTCTACCCAAG GTGCAAGCAGGATCCAGGAATGCAGGGAAGAGGAAACTCTGACCCTTACAGAAGCTGTCTGA
- the LOC113583841 gene encoding metal transporter CNNM3 isoform X2, with product MVAGWTGARVCWITSLLCALSASACRRQTLPHVFGLRLEEANDRVYMRGSVITAAYGSSFKLRLFGDCPPNGTWPRLAFAGDAKDVQQAGAARLADDPCRHESLRNSSAFQVHGEFEADEEISGLIEVHTVQRKLSAAEQEDGERPAFHHLCIFKEQHWESVGSDRFRVKYLDLPPDAVPTWGLAIIIIVLVFICGVIRSLNLSLLWLDPVELYVLHSCGSEDERRVAKRLEPIRRRGNFLVCALLVICALCHAALGVFVYRAFGSVLPAVLTCGALIFLLGELLPHILSSGYGFQIAPGMIWLAQTCLIATCPLSCPLGLLLDLALHRDVSTCGVREKIMEMIRSNVNDPYNEFVKEEFRRGTLRTKTVEDILTPLKDCFMLPSTAVLDFSTMSEIMQSGYTRVPVYEEEKSNIVEILYVKDLALVDPADCTPMTTITKFYNHPLHFVFNDTKLDAMLEEFKKGNSHLAIVQRVNNEGEGDPFYEVLGLVTLEDVIEEIIKSEILDESDGYVNMKVKRPLAPLAIPLEPRVTREEFSLFKVPEGEPKIRTSPQLLLATHRFLSREVEHFSPQRVSEKVLFHLLRHPNVNQEVKFDPSNRLSPDHYLYTRNHPVDYFILLLQGRVEVEIGKEGLKFENGAFTYYGVSALTAPSSVHQSPVSTQCRSPRDPFELGEATSPSSYCPDYTVRALADLQIIRVTRLQYLNALMASRVAQSPGLPVNKVLPNSQTKLLNEKNSTQDFPLQFSFFDAFDNYC from the exons ATGGTGGCCGGCTGGACGGGCGCGCGCGTCTGCTGGATCACATCGCTCCTGTGCGCGCTCAGCGCGAGCGCCTGCAGGCGGCAGACCCTGCCGCACGTGTTCGGGTTGCGACTAGAGGAGGCTAACGATCGAGTGTACATGCGCGGAAGCGTCATTACAGCTGCGTACGGATCTAGTTTCAAACTCAGATTATTTGGTGACTGCCCACCTAACGGGACTTGGCCGAGGCTCGCGTTTGCCGGAGACGCTAAAGATGTGCAACAGGCAGGTGCTGCGCGGCTCGCAGACGATCCCTGCAGGCACGAGAGTCTAAGAAATTCCTCCGCTTTCCAAGTCCACGGGGAGTTTGAAGCGGACGAAGAAATCAGCGGCCTGATAGAAGTTCACACCGTGCAAAGAAAGCTCTCTGCAGCCGAACAAGAGGATGGCGAACGGCCGGCTTTCCACCACTTGTGCATATTTAAAGAGCAGCACTGGGAATCAGTTGGGTCAGACAGATTCCGTGTAAAGTATCTCGATTTACCACCCGATGCTGTTCCCACCTGGGGTCTCGCCATCATCATTATTGTACTCGTGTTTATTTGTGGGGTGATACGAAGTTTAAACCTAAGTTTGCTTTGGCTTGATCCCGTGGAGCTGTATGTGCTCCACAGCTGTGGCTCTGAAGACGAGAGACGGGTCGCCAAGCGCCTCGAGCCCATTCGGAGGAGAGGCAACTTTCTGGTGTGCGCGTTACTGGTGATATGCGCTCTCTGTCACGCTGCACTCGGTGTGTTTGTTTACCGCGCGTTTGGGTCCGTCTTACCCGCTGTACTCACGTGTGGTGCTCTCATATTCTTGCTTGGCGAGTTGTTACCCCACATACTAAGTTCAGGCTATGGATTCCAGATCGCTCCGGGCATGATATGGCTAGCCCAAACGTGTTTGATTGCAACTTGTCCGCTGTCTTGCCCCCTCGGTCTGCTTCTCGACTTGGCCCTTCACCGCGACGTAAGCACGTGTGGTGTGCGCGAGAAAATAATGGAGATGATCCGGTCTAACGTTAATGATCCTTATAACGAGTTCGTTAAAGAGGAATTCCGTCGAGGTACTTTGAGGACCAAAACAGTTGAAGACATCTTGACCCCTTTGAAAGACTGCTTTATGCTGCCATCTACAGCAGTGCTGGACTTCAGCACCATGTCTGAGATTATGCAGAGCGGCTACACCCGGGTTCCTGTGTATGAAGAAGAAAAGTCAAATATTGTAGAAATCCTTTATGTAAAGGATTTGGCCTTGGTAGACCCTGCAGACTGCACACCCATGACAACAATCACAAAATTCTATAATCACCCTCTGCATTTTGTCTTTAATGACACCAAGTTGGATGCTATGCTTGAGGAATTCAAGAAAG GAAACTCTCACCTGGCCATAGTGCAGAGAGTGAATAATGAGGGCGAGGGAGACCCTTTCTATGAGGTGCTGGGACTGGTCACACTGGAGGACGTCATCGAGGAGATCATAAAGTCAGAGATCCTGGACGAGTCTGATGGCTACG TGAACATGAAAGTGAAGCGTCCTCTGGCCCCGTTGGCGATTCCTCTGGAGCCGCGTGTGACGCGGGAGGAGTTCTCCCTCTTCAAGGTGCCTGAAGGCGAGCCTAAGATCCGGACGTCTCCTCAGCTGCTGCTTGCCACGCATCGTTTTCTCTCCAGAG AGGTGGAGCATTTCAGTCCCCAGCGTGTCTCAGAAAAAGTGCTATTTCACCTCTTGCGGCACCCGAACGTCAACCAAGAAGTGAAATTTGACCCAAGCAACCGGCTGAGTCCTGACCACTACCTGTATACACGGAACCACCCCGTGGACTATTTTATTCTGCTACTGCAG gggcgTGTGGAGGTAGAGATTGGAAAAGAGGGCTTAAAGTTTGAGAATGGTGCATTTACTTACTACGGCGTCTCGGCTCTGACTGCACCTTCCTCTG tGCATCAGTCTCCAGTCTCCACGCAGTGCCGCTCTCCCAGAGACCCCTTTGAGCTGGGAGAGGCCACCAGCCCATCCAGCTACTGTCCTGACTACACGGTCCGAGCCCTCGCCGACCTGCAGATCATTAGG GTAACCCGCCTGCAGTATCTCAATGCCTTGATGGCATCTCGGGTAGCACAAAGCCCTGGCCTGCCTGTTAATAAGGTCCTGCCCAACAGCCAGACCAAACTCCTAAATGAGAAGAACTCTACCCAAG ACTTTCCTcttcagttttctttctttgatgcATTTGACAACTACTGTTAG
- the il1b gene encoding interleukin-1 beta — protein MAQKDLFELEICIESKSEYMDFDEPDYSEMTCRCALHEGVQIEIEEKPTTMGQLVKIIIAMQKFKTHHKVQSTMFTEHEVFNIFMDSVVEESVANVVCCDASKTYNKQDNVMECTVCDKLQKSLVKSTIAPVLQAVTLKGGNLHRRVLFHLSSYTPPRCSDLRGQPVCLGIAKSKLYLSCTNVSGTPTLSIEEINDKDTLKTISANNDMDRVLFLRRGTGNSVNTFESVKYPGWFISTSQADHECVDMCVENDASRLKVFTLYDKTVVFDN, from the exons atggcACAGAAGGATTTGTTCGAGTTAGAAAt CTGCATCGAAAGTAAATCTGAATACATGGATTTTGATGAGCCAGACTATTCTGAGATG ACTTGCAGATGTGCTTTGCATGAAGGCGTCCAGATTGAGATAGAGGAGAAGCCTACTACCATGGGGCAGTTGGTGAAAATCATCATCGCCATGCAGAAGTTTAAGACCCACCATAAAGTTCAGTCTACAATGTTCACCGAGCATGAAGTGTTTAATATCTTCATGGACAGTGTGGTTGAAG agAGTGTGGCCAACGTGGTTTGTTGTGATGCATCAAAGACTTACAACAAGCAGGACAATGTCATGGAGTGTACGGTGTGTGACAAGCTCCAGAAGAGCTTGGTGAAGAGTACAATTGCTCCAGTTCTTCAGGCTGTTACACTGAAGGGTGGAAACCTTCACAGAAGAG TATTGTTCCACCTGTCATCCTACACACCACCGAGGTGCTCTGACCTAAGAGGCCAGCCAGTTTGTTTGGGAATTGCAAAAAGCAAGCTGTACCTCTCATGCACAAATGTGTCTGGAACCCCTACCCTCAGTATTGAA GAAATAAATGACAAGGACACCCTGAAGACGATCAGCGCAAACAACGACATGGATCGCGTCCTGTTTCTCAGGAGGGGCACAGGGAACTCCGTGAACACCTTTGAATCAGTCAAGTATCCTGGCTGGTTCATTAGTACCTCCCAGGCAGATCACGAATGCGTGGACATGTGCGTAGAGAATGACGCTTCCCGCCTCAAGGTCTTCACGCTCTATGATAAGACAGTAGTGTTTGATAATTAG
- the LOC113583841 gene encoding metal transporter CNNM3 isoform X3, with the protein MVAGWTGARVCWITSLLCALSASACRRQTLPHVFGLRLEEANDRVYMRGSVITAAYGSSFKLRLFGDCPPNGTWPRLAFAGDAKDVQQAGAARLADDPCRHESLRNSSAFQVHGEFEADEEISGLIEVHTVQRKLSAAEQEDGERPAFHHLCIFKEQHWESVGSDRFRVKYLDLPPDAVPTWGLAIIIIVLVFICGVIRSLNLSLLWLDPVELYVLHSCGSEDERRVAKRLEPIRRRGNFLVCALLVICALCHAALGVFVYRAFGSVLPAVLTCGALIFLLGELLPHILSSGYGFQIAPGMIWLAQTCLIATCPLSCPLGLLLDLALHRDVSTCGVREKIMEMIRSNVNDPYNEFVKEEFRRGTLRTKTVEDILTPLKDCFMLPSTAVLDFSTMSEIMQSGYTRVPVYEEEKSNIVEILYVKDLALVDPADCTPMTTITKFYNHPLHFVFNDTKLDAMLEEFKKGNSHLAIVQRVNNEGEGDPFYEVLGLVTLEDVIEEIIKSEILDESDGYVNMKVKRPLAPLAIPLEPRVTREEFSLFKVPEGEPKIRTSPQLLLATHRFLSREVEHFSPQRVSEKVLFHLLRHPNVNQEVKFDPSNRLSPDHYLYTRNHPVDYFILLLQGRVEVEIGKEGLKFENGAFTYYGVSALTAPSSVHQSPVSTQCRSPRDPFELGEATSPSSYCPDYTVRALADLQIIRVTRLQYLNALMASRVAQSPGLPVNKVLPNSQTKLLNEKNSTQGTEL; encoded by the exons ATGGTGGCCGGCTGGACGGGCGCGCGCGTCTGCTGGATCACATCGCTCCTGTGCGCGCTCAGCGCGAGCGCCTGCAGGCGGCAGACCCTGCCGCACGTGTTCGGGTTGCGACTAGAGGAGGCTAACGATCGAGTGTACATGCGCGGAAGCGTCATTACAGCTGCGTACGGATCTAGTTTCAAACTCAGATTATTTGGTGACTGCCCACCTAACGGGACTTGGCCGAGGCTCGCGTTTGCCGGAGACGCTAAAGATGTGCAACAGGCAGGTGCTGCGCGGCTCGCAGACGATCCCTGCAGGCACGAGAGTCTAAGAAATTCCTCCGCTTTCCAAGTCCACGGGGAGTTTGAAGCGGACGAAGAAATCAGCGGCCTGATAGAAGTTCACACCGTGCAAAGAAAGCTCTCTGCAGCCGAACAAGAGGATGGCGAACGGCCGGCTTTCCACCACTTGTGCATATTTAAAGAGCAGCACTGGGAATCAGTTGGGTCAGACAGATTCCGTGTAAAGTATCTCGATTTACCACCCGATGCTGTTCCCACCTGGGGTCTCGCCATCATCATTATTGTACTCGTGTTTATTTGTGGGGTGATACGAAGTTTAAACCTAAGTTTGCTTTGGCTTGATCCCGTGGAGCTGTATGTGCTCCACAGCTGTGGCTCTGAAGACGAGAGACGGGTCGCCAAGCGCCTCGAGCCCATTCGGAGGAGAGGCAACTTTCTGGTGTGCGCGTTACTGGTGATATGCGCTCTCTGTCACGCTGCACTCGGTGTGTTTGTTTACCGCGCGTTTGGGTCCGTCTTACCCGCTGTACTCACGTGTGGTGCTCTCATATTCTTGCTTGGCGAGTTGTTACCCCACATACTAAGTTCAGGCTATGGATTCCAGATCGCTCCGGGCATGATATGGCTAGCCCAAACGTGTTTGATTGCAACTTGTCCGCTGTCTTGCCCCCTCGGTCTGCTTCTCGACTTGGCCCTTCACCGCGACGTAAGCACGTGTGGTGTGCGCGAGAAAATAATGGAGATGATCCGGTCTAACGTTAATGATCCTTATAACGAGTTCGTTAAAGAGGAATTCCGTCGAGGTACTTTGAGGACCAAAACAGTTGAAGACATCTTGACCCCTTTGAAAGACTGCTTTATGCTGCCATCTACAGCAGTGCTGGACTTCAGCACCATGTCTGAGATTATGCAGAGCGGCTACACCCGGGTTCCTGTGTATGAAGAAGAAAAGTCAAATATTGTAGAAATCCTTTATGTAAAGGATTTGGCCTTGGTAGACCCTGCAGACTGCACACCCATGACAACAATCACAAAATTCTATAATCACCCTCTGCATTTTGTCTTTAATGACACCAAGTTGGATGCTATGCTTGAGGAATTCAAGAAAG GAAACTCTCACCTGGCCATAGTGCAGAGAGTGAATAATGAGGGCGAGGGAGACCCTTTCTATGAGGTGCTGGGACTGGTCACACTGGAGGACGTCATCGAGGAGATCATAAAGTCAGAGATCCTGGACGAGTCTGATGGCTACG TGAACATGAAAGTGAAGCGTCCTCTGGCCCCGTTGGCGATTCCTCTGGAGCCGCGTGTGACGCGGGAGGAGTTCTCCCTCTTCAAGGTGCCTGAAGGCGAGCCTAAGATCCGGACGTCTCCTCAGCTGCTGCTTGCCACGCATCGTTTTCTCTCCAGAG AGGTGGAGCATTTCAGTCCCCAGCGTGTCTCAGAAAAAGTGCTATTTCACCTCTTGCGGCACCCGAACGTCAACCAAGAAGTGAAATTTGACCCAAGCAACCGGCTGAGTCCTGACCACTACCTGTATACACGGAACCACCCCGTGGACTATTTTATTCTGCTACTGCAG gggcgTGTGGAGGTAGAGATTGGAAAAGAGGGCTTAAAGTTTGAGAATGGTGCATTTACTTACTACGGCGTCTCGGCTCTGACTGCACCTTCCTCTG tGCATCAGTCTCCAGTCTCCACGCAGTGCCGCTCTCCCAGAGACCCCTTTGAGCTGGGAGAGGCCACCAGCCCATCCAGCTACTGTCCTGACTACACGGTCCGAGCCCTCGCCGACCTGCAGATCATTAGG GTAACCCGCCTGCAGTATCTCAATGCCTTGATGGCATCTCGGGTAGCACAAAGCCCTGGCCTGCCTGTTAATAAGGTCCTGCCCAACAGCCAGACCAAACTCCTAAATGAGAAGAACTCTACCCAAGGTACAGAGCTATGA
- the purbb gene encoding transcriptional activator protein Pur-beta translates to MADGDSGSERGGGSSGGGGGFPHFQREQETQELASKRLDIQNKRFYLDVKQNSKGRFIKIAEVGAGGSKSRLTLSMSVAAEFRDYLGDFIEHYAQLGPSSPEQIAQSSGGDDGGPRRALKSEFLVRENRKYYLDLKENQRGRFLRIRQTVNRGPGFGVGGPGGGMQAGQTIALPAQGLIEFRDALAKLIDDYGGDDEELSGGTAAGSYGELPEGTSIMVDSKRFFFDVGSNKYGVFLRVSEVKPSYRNSITIPFKAWSKFGGAFCRYAEEMKEIQERQRDKMYERREESEGEDVEDD, encoded by the coding sequence ATGGCGGATGGAGACAGCGGGAGTGAGCGCGGCGGGGGCAGCAGTGGAGGCGGCGGGGGCTTCCCGCACTtccagagggagcaggagaccCAGGAGCTGGCGTCCAAGCGACTCGACATTCAAAACAAGCGCTTCTACCTGGACGTCAAGCAGAACTCGAAGGGCAGGTTCATCAAGATAGCCGAGGTGGGCGCCGGGGGCTCGAAGAGCCGCCTGACCCTCTCCATGTCCGTGGCGGCCGAGTTTCGCGACTACCTGGGCGACTTCATCGAGCACTACGCGCAGCTGGGGCCCAGTAGCCCGGAGCAGATCGCGCAGTCCTCTGGCGGCGACGACGGTGGACCCCGAAGAGCGTTAAAAAGCGAGTTCCTAGTCAGAGAAAATCGCAAGTACTACCTCGATCTGAAGGAGAATCAGCGGGGGAGGTTCCTGCGAATCCGCCAGACCGTCAATCGAGGGCCCGGCTTTGGGGTCGGAGGCCCCGGGGGTGGCATGCAGGCCGGCCAGACTATTGCACTCCCGGCGCAGGGCTTGATAGAGTTCCGAGACGCCCTGGCCAAACTTATAGATGATTATGGCGGAGACGACGAAGAGCTGAGCGGAGGCACCGCGGCGGGGAGCTACGGCGAACTGCCCGAGGGCACCTCCATCATGGTGGACTCCAAGCGCTTCTTTTTTGATGTCGGGTCCAACAAGTATGGGGTGTTCCTGCGAGTCAGTGAGGTAAAGCCGAGCTACCGGAACTCAATCACGATTCCTTTCAAAGCTTGGAGTAAATTTGGTGGCGCTTTCTGCCGATACGCAGAGGAGATGAAAGAAATCCAGGAGAGACAACGGGATAAGATGTACGAGCGGAGGGAAGAGTCGGAGGGTGAAGACGTGGAGGATGACTGA